A portion of the Paenibacillus sp. PvR098 genome contains these proteins:
- the clpC gene encoding ATP-dependent Clp protease ATP-binding subunit: MMFGRFTERAQKVLSLAQEEAVRLGHNNIGTEHILLGLIREGEGIAAKALIALGLGLEKIQDEVESLIGRGQEQPTNIAYTPRAKKVIELSMDEARKLGHTYVGTEHILLGLIREGEGVAARVLGNLGVSLNKARQQVLQLLGSSEVVSPNHGSPANVNTPTLDGLARDLTAYAKEGNLDPVIGRSKEIERVIQVLSRRTKNNPVLIGEPGVGKTAIAEGLAQKIVANEIPETLRDKRVMTLDMGSVVAGTKYRGEFEDRLKKIMDEIRQAGNIILFIDELHTLIGAGGAEGAIDASNILKPALARGELQCIGATTLDEYRKYIEKDAALERRFQPITVDQPSPEEAIQILHGLRDRYEAHHRVKITDEAIEQAVKLSDRYITDRFLPDKAIDLIDEASSKVRLRSYTVPPDLKKLESRLDDIRKEKDAAVQSQEFEKAAALRDTEQKMREELDLTKNEWKEKQGRTDSEVTPEDIAQVVASWTGIPVVKLAEEETERLLKMESILHDRVIGQDEAVKAVSRAIRRARAGLKDPKRPMGSFIFLGPTGVGKTELARALAGSLFGDENSVIRIDMSEYMEKHSTSRLVGAPPGYVGYEEGGQLTEKVRRKPYSVVLLDEIEKAHPEVFNILLQVLEDGRLTDSKGRTVDFRNTLIIMTSNVGADLIKKNSTLGFTATQDAGRDYSNMKDKVMGELKKSFRPEFLNRIDEIIVFHSLDEKHIGEIVSLMAEELRKRLKEQEVDFILTDSAKAFLAKEGYDPAFGARPLRRAIQKHIEDRLSEELLRGNITKGDMLTIDEKDGELIVERNQGVASQA, from the coding sequence ATGATGTTTGGCAGATTTACGGAACGTGCGCAGAAAGTGCTGTCTTTGGCCCAAGAAGAAGCCGTTCGTTTGGGTCATAATAATATTGGTACAGAGCATATTTTGCTCGGATTGATTCGTGAAGGCGAAGGCATTGCCGCCAAAGCCCTGATCGCTTTGGGGCTCGGTTTGGAGAAAATTCAAGACGAAGTCGAATCACTGATCGGTAGAGGACAAGAGCAGCCTACCAATATCGCTTATACTCCTCGAGCTAAAAAGGTCATTGAGCTGTCCATGGATGAAGCGCGGAAGCTCGGGCATACGTACGTCGGAACGGAGCATATCCTGCTCGGATTGATACGTGAAGGCGAAGGTGTTGCGGCACGTGTGCTGGGCAATTTGGGCGTAAGCTTGAACAAAGCCCGTCAACAAGTGCTTCAATTGCTTGGCAGCAGCGAGGTGGTCTCGCCGAACCATGGTAGCCCCGCTAATGTAAATACACCGACCCTGGACGGTCTGGCGCGTGATTTGACCGCCTATGCGAAAGAAGGAAACCTCGATCCGGTCATTGGCCGCAGCAAAGAAATCGAGCGCGTGATTCAGGTGCTCAGCCGAAGAACGAAGAACAATCCGGTGCTCATTGGTGAACCGGGTGTTGGTAAAACTGCGATTGCGGAAGGCCTGGCTCAAAAAATCGTGGCGAATGAAATTCCGGAAACACTACGCGACAAACGCGTAATGACCCTGGATATGGGATCAGTGGTAGCTGGCACGAAATACCGCGGTGAATTTGAAGACCGTTTGAAGAAGATTATGGACGAAATTCGTCAAGCAGGAAATATCATTCTGTTCATTGACGAACTGCACACGCTCATTGGCGCAGGTGGAGCGGAAGGCGCGATCGATGCCTCCAATATCCTGAAGCCAGCGCTGGCTCGCGGCGAGCTGCAGTGTATCGGAGCGACGACGCTGGACGAATATCGTAAATATATCGAGAAGGATGCGGCATTGGAACGACGCTTCCAGCCGATTACGGTAGACCAGCCTTCTCCGGAAGAGGCTATTCAAATCCTTCACGGGCTGCGTGACCGCTATGAAGCGCACCATCGCGTGAAAATTACAGACGAAGCGATTGAGCAAGCCGTGAAGCTATCCGATCGTTACATCACAGATCGCTTCCTACCGGATAAGGCAATCGACCTAATTGATGAAGCAAGCTCCAAAGTAAGGCTTCGCTCATATACGGTACCGCCGGATTTGAAGAAGCTGGAAAGCCGTTTGGATGACATCCGTAAGGAGAAGGATGCAGCTGTACAGAGCCAGGAGTTCGAGAAAGCTGCCGCGCTTCGGGATACAGAACAGAAAATGAGAGAAGAGCTCGATTTAACGAAGAACGAGTGGAAAGAAAAGCAAGGTCGCACTGACTCCGAGGTGACGCCTGAAGATATTGCTCAGGTGGTGGCGAGCTGGACCGGCATTCCGGTTGTGAAGCTGGCAGAGGAAGAAACCGAGCGGCTGCTCAAAATGGAATCCATTTTGCACGATCGGGTGATCGGACAAGATGAAGCGGTGAAAGCCGTAAGCCGGGCGATCCGTCGTGCACGGGCAGGGCTAAAGGATCCAAAGCGTCCAATGGGCTCCTTTATTTTTCTCGGACCTACAGGGGTCGGTAAAACCGAATTGGCCCGCGCGTTGGCTGGATCGCTGTTCGGCGACGAAAACTCAGTTATTCGGATTGATATGTCCGAGTACATGGAAAAACACTCGACTTCCCGGTTGGTCGGAGCGCCTCCAGGATATGTCGGATACGAAGAAGGCGGACAGCTTACAGAGAAAGTACGCCGTAAGCCATACTCTGTCGTCCTCTTAGATGAAATTGAGAAGGCGCATCCGGAAGTATTCAATATTTTGCTTCAGGTGCTGGAGGACGGCCGTTTAACGGATTCCAAAGGACGTACCGTCGACTTCCGCAACACGCTGATTATCATGACCTCTAACGTCGGGGCCGATTTGATTAAGAAGAACTCGACGCTGGGCTTTACCGCGACACAAGATGCGGGTAGAGATTACAGTAACATGAAGGACAAAGTGATGGGTGAGCTGAAGAAGAGCTTCCGTCCGGAGTTCTTGAACCGGATCGACGAAATCATCGTATTCCACTCGCTGGACGAAAAGCATATCGGCGAAATCGTATCGTTGATGGCCGAAGAATTGCGTAAACGTCTGAAAGAGCAGGAAGTGGATTTCATATTGACCGATTCGGCCAAAGCGTTTCTGGCCAAAGAGGGCTATGATCCGGCGTTCGGAGCAAGACCTCTTCGCAGGGCAATTCAAAAACATATTGAAGACCGTTTATCCGAAGAATTGCTTCGCGGGAACATTACCAAAGGCGATATGCTTACCATCGATGAAAAGGACGGCGAGCTGATTGTAGAGCGCAATCAAGGCGTTGCTTCTCAAGCATAA
- the gltX gene encoding glutamate--tRNA ligase gives MSQFRVRYAPSPTGHLHIGGARTALFNYLIARKQGGQFVIRFEDTDQTRHVETGVDSQLNGLKWLGVDWDESVDVGGPHGPYRQTERLGLYQPFIDQLLEQGNAYPCYCSEAELEEERAKQEAASQMPMYSGKCRQLTPEQAEAYTAEGRKPSIRFRVPENKAIAFDDRIRERVEFDTNGIGDFIIVRPDGIPTYNFAVILDDHLMGITLVIRGEEHLTNTPRQIMMYEALGLPVPEFAHLALILNQDRKKMSKRDESIIQFIEQYKELGYLPEAVMNFIALLGWSPKGEEEIFTKEELIAGFDLDRLSKSPAVFDMDKLNWMNNVYIKKADTERIVGLALPLLQKAGKLPQELTGEQEQWAHSLVGLYQEQLRYAAEIVDLSELFFREDVSYDEEAKAMLAEEHAPLVLRSFLTQVEQAAEFHVDALKAMLKAVQTETGYKGKPLFMTVRVALTGQMHGPDLNMTLHLLGKETVIRRIKKLL, from the coding sequence ATGTCACAGTTTCGTGTAAGGTATGCGCCGAGTCCGACAGGGCATTTACATATCGGGGGAGCGCGTACGGCGCTGTTTAATTATTTGATCGCCCGTAAGCAGGGTGGCCAGTTCGTGATCCGGTTTGAGGATACGGACCAAACCCGTCATGTGGAAACGGGAGTTGACAGCCAACTGAACGGTTTGAAGTGGCTTGGCGTGGACTGGGATGAGAGTGTGGATGTCGGAGGTCCGCACGGTCCGTATCGGCAGACTGAGCGGCTGGGTTTGTATCAGCCGTTCATCGATCAACTTCTGGAGCAAGGGAACGCTTATCCCTGTTACTGCTCGGAGGCGGAGCTGGAGGAGGAGCGGGCGAAGCAGGAGGCGGCCAGCCAGATGCCGATGTATTCGGGGAAGTGCCGTCAACTGACGCCAGAGCAGGCTGAGGCCTATACGGCAGAAGGACGCAAGCCTTCAATCCGCTTCCGTGTGCCCGAGAACAAGGCGATTGCCTTCGATGACCGGATTCGCGAGCGCGTCGAATTCGATACGAACGGCATCGGTGACTTTATTATTGTCCGTCCGGATGGCATCCCAACGTACAACTTCGCGGTTATTCTTGATGACCACCTTATGGGTATCACCCTCGTTATTCGCGGAGAGGAGCACCTGACCAATACGCCGCGGCAGATCATGATGTATGAAGCGCTCGGCCTTCCTGTGCCGGAATTCGCGCATCTGGCGCTGATTCTCAACCAAGACCGCAAAAAGATGAGCAAACGGGACGAGTCCATCATCCAGTTCATCGAGCAGTATAAAGAGCTCGGCTATTTGCCGGAAGCGGTGATGAACTTCATCGCGCTTCTGGGCTGGTCTCCGAAAGGAGAAGAAGAGATCTTCACGAAGGAAGAGCTGATTGCAGGATTCGACCTTGACCGGTTGTCCAAGAGTCCTGCAGTATTCGATATGGATAAGCTCAATTGGATGAACAACGTCTACATCAAAAAGGCAGACACCGAGCGGATTGTAGGACTCGCTTTGCCCCTACTGCAAAAAGCCGGCAAACTGCCGCAGGAGCTGACGGGTGAACAGGAGCAGTGGGCGCACTCTTTGGTCGGACTTTATCAGGAGCAGCTGCGTTATGCCGCTGAAATTGTTGACTTGTCGGAGCTGTTCTTCCGTGAGGACGTCAGCTATGATGAAGAGGCTAAAGCGATGCTTGCGGAAGAGCATGCGCCCCTTGTGTTGCGCAGCTTCTTAACTCAGGTGGAGCAGGCAGCGGAGTTTCATGTGGATGCGCTGAAGGCGATGCTGAAGGCCGTCCAAACGGAAACCGGATATAAGGGAAAACCGCTTTTTATGACGGTACGTGTGGCCTTGACGGGTCAGATGCATGGGCCCGACTTGAATATGACCTTGCATTTGTTGGGCAAAGAAACGGTCATCCGCCGGATCAAGAAGTTATTGTAA
- the ispF gene encoding 2-C-methyl-D-erythritol 2,4-cyclodiphosphate synthase: protein MIRVGQGFDVHQLVEGRKCIIGGVDIPYEKGLLGHSDADVLLHALSDAILGALGFGDIGKHYPDTDAAFKDADSYKLLVDVWRMAKEAGYRLGNVDCTIIAQRPKMAPYIPAMVQRIAEALEAETSQVNVKATTTEQLGFTGRGEGIAAQAVVCLVQGVLS from the coding sequence ATGATTCGAGTAGGACAAGGCTTCGATGTACACCAGTTGGTGGAAGGGCGCAAGTGCATCATCGGCGGAGTGGATATTCCGTACGAAAAGGGACTGCTGGGACATTCGGACGCGGACGTGCTGCTGCATGCGCTGAGCGACGCCATTCTGGGAGCCCTTGGGTTTGGCGATATCGGTAAGCATTATCCGGATACGGATGCCGCTTTTAAGGATGCGGATAGCTACAAGCTGCTGGTAGACGTTTGGAGAATGGCGAAGGAAGCAGGGTATCGCTTGGGGAACGTGGATTGCACGATCATTGCGCAAAGACCGAAGATGGCTCCGTACATTCCGGCGATGGTGCAGCGAATCGCTGAGGCGCTTGAAGCGGAGACGAGCCAAGTGAATGTAAAAGCGACGACGACCGAGCAGCTCGGATTTACGGGACGCGGGGAAGGGATCGCGGCACAAGCGGTTGTTTGTCTTGTCCAAGGTGTGCTATCATAA
- a CDS encoding PIN/TRAM domain-containing protein, translating into MMKKWFQLLLAVIGGTLGLQWSDTIGKPLFEVIGTVTGIKEVNGQGAWMFALGALVFYSISSWTLGSLLKVMVQGEERASNMPVADMLAGAAGMVMGLLVSSALLNPLERAGLFNPLVHMVCIAALSYAGYRIGILKKEELFAAIDQRRSDRRRGAHGEVKGFEEHKILDTSVIIDGRIADICKTGFIEGTLVIPEFVLEELQHIADSSDLLKRNRGRRGLDILNKIQKELDVKVLIYEGDFDEISEVDSKLVKLAKVLQGKVITNDFNLNKVCELQGVSVLNINDLANAVKPVVLPGEEILVQVIKDGKEHGQGVAYLDDGTMIVVEGGRDFIGTTLDVLVTSVLQTSAGRMIFAKPKLLEKAL; encoded by the coding sequence ATGATGAAAAAATGGTTCCAGCTTCTGTTGGCAGTTATTGGCGGTACGCTAGGATTACAGTGGAGTGATACGATAGGTAAACCATTATTTGAAGTCATAGGTACGGTAACAGGGATCAAAGAAGTAAACGGGCAAGGGGCATGGATGTTTGCGCTTGGCGCGCTGGTCTTTTATTCAATCAGCTCATGGACGCTAGGCTCACTGCTCAAGGTAATGGTTCAGGGAGAAGAACGCGCGTCGAATATGCCGGTAGCGGATATGCTTGCCGGAGCGGCAGGTATGGTCATGGGACTGTTGGTCTCATCTGCCCTGTTGAATCCGCTGGAGCGTGCAGGACTATTTAATCCACTTGTGCACATGGTGTGTATTGCAGCTCTTTCGTATGCAGGATACCGAATTGGCATCTTGAAGAAAGAAGAGCTGTTTGCGGCAATCGATCAGCGGCGTTCGGATCGGAGGCGCGGCGCTCATGGTGAGGTCAAAGGCTTTGAGGAGCATAAAATTTTGGACACGAGCGTCATTATCGACGGCCGGATTGCGGATATTTGCAAGACGGGGTTTATTGAAGGCACGCTGGTCATTCCGGAATTCGTGCTGGAGGAGCTGCAGCATATTGCTGATTCATCCGATCTGCTGAAAAGAAACCGTGGGCGCCGGGGTCTGGATATTTTGAACAAGATTCAGAAGGAGCTCGACGTGAAGGTGCTGATTTACGAAGGAGATTTTGATGAGATTTCCGAGGTGGACAGCAAGCTGGTCAAGCTTGCAAAGGTGCTTCAAGGCAAGGTCATTACAAATGACTTCAACCTGAACAAAGTGTGCGAATTGCAGGGAGTATCGGTTCTGAATATTAATGATTTGGCCAATGCGGTAAAGCCTGTCGTACTGCCGGGCGAAGAGATTCTCGTTCAGGTGATCAAGGATGGCAAGGAGCACGGTCAAGGCGTTGCTTATTTGGATGACGGCACGATGATTGTGGTGGAAGGCGGGCGTGACTTTATCGGCACGACGCTGGATGTTCTGGTCACGAGCGTACTGCAAACTTCGGCGGGTCGAATGATTTTTGCTAAGCCCAAGCTATTGGAAAAAGCGCTCTAA
- the cysS gene encoding cysteine--tRNA ligase: MSLKIYNTMTRTKEDFIPLESGKVKMYVCGPTVYDYIHIGNARPVIFFDVVRRYLESVGYEVSFIVNFTDVDDKLIKKAAEMGTTVPEVADLFVQKYYEDTTGLGVREATLHPRVTENMTEIIEFISGLVAKDYAYSAGGDVYFRTSKFAEYGKLSHQNLEELQYGIRVDVDERKENPQDFVLWKAAKPGEISWSSPWGDGRPGWHIECSALVRKYLGETIDIHGGGQDLAFPHHECEIAQSEGLTGHRMVNYWMHNGFVNINNEKMSKSLGNGVQVHQLLKEMPGQVIRYFMLSGHYRNPLNFSEDAVQQAKGSLARVDNCIGALKHRLQSAEAGEAEDAVAHAVHTAKEQFEAKMNDDFNTPDAITAVFELVSAANTYLNSERVTSGSLELFVQQFAAMDGVLGILAPEAGELLDEEVDRLIAERTEARKSKNWARADEIRDLLTERGILLEDTAQGIRWRRK, from the coding sequence ATGTCGCTTAAAATCTATAACACGATGACCCGTACGAAAGAAGATTTTATACCGCTCGAATCGGGTAAAGTAAAAATGTATGTGTGCGGTCCGACCGTATACGATTATATTCACATCGGGAATGCCAGACCGGTTATTTTCTTTGATGTGGTTCGTCGTTATTTGGAATCGGTCGGCTATGAAGTGAGTTTTATTGTTAATTTTACCGACGTGGACGACAAGTTGATCAAGAAGGCTGCAGAGATGGGCACCACCGTTCCGGAGGTGGCTGACCTGTTCGTGCAGAAATATTACGAGGATACGACGGGATTAGGCGTTCGCGAGGCGACGTTGCATCCTCGCGTAACGGAAAACATGACGGAAATTATTGAGTTTATTTCGGGGCTGGTAGCCAAAGATTATGCTTACTCAGCGGGAGGAGACGTTTATTTCCGAACGTCCAAATTCGCCGAGTACGGCAAGCTTTCTCACCAGAACTTGGAGGAGCTGCAGTACGGCATTCGTGTAGATGTGGATGAGCGCAAGGAGAATCCGCAGGACTTCGTGCTTTGGAAGGCGGCCAAGCCGGGTGAAATCAGTTGGTCGAGCCCGTGGGGTGACGGCCGTCCGGGATGGCACATCGAATGCTCGGCGCTGGTTCGTAAATATTTGGGCGAAACGATTGATATCCATGGTGGCGGGCAGGATCTTGCTTTTCCGCATCATGAATGTGAAATTGCCCAGTCTGAGGGATTAACCGGTCATCGAATGGTGAATTATTGGATGCACAATGGATTTGTGAATATCAATAACGAAAAAATGTCCAAATCGCTTGGCAACGGCGTTCAAGTGCATCAACTGCTAAAGGAGATGCCGGGCCAGGTCATCCGCTATTTTATGCTGTCCGGCCATTACCGTAATCCGCTTAATTTCAGCGAGGACGCGGTACAGCAAGCGAAAGGCAGTTTAGCCCGCGTGGACAACTGTATTGGGGCCTTGAAGCACAGACTGCAGTCGGCCGAAGCAGGGGAAGCGGAGGATGCGGTAGCTCACGCGGTCCATACGGCGAAGGAGCAATTCGAAGCGAAGATGAACGATGATTTCAATACTCCGGATGCCATTACGGCGGTGTTCGAGCTTGTCAGTGCGGCGAATACTTACTTGAACTCGGAGCGGGTGACTTCTGGTTCCTTGGAACTGTTCGTGCAGCAGTTTGCAGCGATGGACGGTGTACTGGGTATACTGGCTCCTGAAGCTGGGGAATTACTGGATGAAGAAGTGGATCGGCTCATAGCAGAAAGAACTGAAGCACGAAAATCCAAAAACTGGGCTCGGGCCGATGAAATTCGGGATTTGCTGACAGAGCGGGGAATTCTGCTCGAAGATACGGCTCAAGGTATCCGCTGGCGACGAAAGTAG
- the disA gene encoding DNA integrity scanning diadenylate cyclase DisA translates to MSKEEAKRDVMSQLLQLVAPGTPFREGLENVLRAKTGGLIVVGYSPEVMEIVDGGFSINCDFSPNYLYELAKMDGAIILSEDVKRILYANTQLIPDSSIPSIETGIRHRTAERVAKQTSKLVVSISQRRNVITLYQGNLRYALKDIGVILTKANQAIQTLEKYKSVLDQDLTNLGASEFEELVTLHDVTGVIQRVEMVLRIKTEINRYINELGNEGRLISMQLHELVGNTEYESFLLVKDYVRDPSDEKAKEVMSSLKRLATDEMLDHSHIARVLGFPHATNSAEENVSPRGYRVLNKIPRLPSVIIHNLIERFEQLPHLMMATIEELDEVDGIGEVRARTIKEGLKRIQDQVLIDRHI, encoded by the coding sequence TTGAGCAAGGAAGAAGCGAAACGCGACGTGATGAGCCAGCTGCTGCAGTTGGTCGCGCCAGGAACCCCATTTCGAGAGGGGCTCGAGAATGTGCTGCGCGCCAAAACAGGAGGTCTGATCGTCGTAGGATACAGTCCGGAAGTGATGGAGATTGTGGACGGAGGATTTTCCATCAACTGCGACTTTTCACCAAACTATTTGTATGAGCTAGCCAAAATGGACGGCGCCATTATCCTCAGTGAGGATGTGAAGCGCATTCTATATGCCAATACTCAATTGATCCCGGACTCGTCCATACCATCCATCGAGACGGGTATCCGTCACCGTACGGCGGAGCGCGTCGCGAAGCAGACTTCCAAGCTTGTGGTGTCGATCTCGCAGCGGCGAAACGTGATTACGCTGTATCAAGGAAATTTGCGCTATGCCTTGAAGGATATTGGAGTTATTTTGACGAAGGCGAACCAGGCGATTCAAACATTAGAAAAATATAAGTCTGTTCTTGACCAAGACTTGACGAATCTTGGTGCTTCCGAATTTGAAGAGCTCGTTACGCTTCACGATGTAACTGGAGTCATTCAACGTGTCGAGATGGTGCTGCGCATTAAAACGGAAATTAATCGATACATTAACGAACTGGGGAATGAAGGCCGTCTGATTAGCATGCAGTTGCATGAATTGGTCGGAAATACGGAATACGAATCCTTCTTGTTGGTAAAAGATTACGTCAGGGATCCTAGTGATGAGAAGGCCAAAGAAGTCATGAGCTCGCTCAAACGGCTGGCAACAGATGAGATGCTTGACCATTCTCATATCGCCCGAGTGCTTGGCTTCCCGCATGCAACGAACAGTGCGGAGGAAAACGTATCGCCCCGGGGCTATCGGGTGTTGAACAAAATCCCAAGACTGCCGTCGGTCATTATTCATAATCTCATCGAGCGTTTCGAGCAGCTCCCTCATCTGATGATGGCTACCATCGAAGAATTGGATGAAGTAGACGGCATTGGAGAAGTGAGAGCCCGAACAATAAAAGAAGGGCTGAAACGAATTCAGGATCAAGTCCTCATTGACAGACATATCTAA
- the pssA gene encoding CDP-diacylglycerol--serine O-phosphatidyltransferase translates to MITKSLPNLFTVGNLFLGIISIIMVFNNKPELAAIMVLVAMLLDGLDGRVARALNVQSEFGKELDSLSDVISFGVAPAFIMYVMAFTEMNAPSAWIITAIFPICGALRLARFNVVAGTPGYFIGLPIPAAGGVLCTLALFHNELSTVVLVLSTLLLSYLMVSTVKYPNFKKVGIPKAAIWVTPIVVIVAVVIAIQFPGTLSKMIFVPLLLYALYGLKKNVDRLFVFLRLKKKKTKTMDEPESKTTTI, encoded by the coding sequence ATGATAACGAAATCCCTCCCGAATTTGTTTACTGTAGGGAACTTATTTCTAGGTATCATTTCGATCATAATGGTATTTAACAATAAACCGGAGCTGGCTGCTATTATGGTGCTTGTAGCCATGCTGCTCGACGGTCTGGACGGACGGGTGGCCCGTGCGCTCAATGTTCAAAGCGAATTCGGCAAAGAACTCGATTCGCTTTCTGATGTCATTTCGTTTGGGGTGGCACCGGCGTTCATTATGTATGTCATGGCATTTACGGAGATGAATGCGCCTAGCGCGTGGATTATTACCGCTATTTTTCCTATTTGCGGAGCGCTCCGCTTGGCTCGCTTTAATGTAGTTGCCGGTACGCCAGGCTACTTTATCGGTCTGCCGATTCCGGCGGCCGGCGGTGTCCTTTGTACTCTAGCTCTGTTTCATAATGAATTGAGCACGGTTGTGCTTGTTCTGTCTACGCTGCTTCTGTCCTATTTGATGGTCAGTACGGTGAAGTACCCGAATTTCAAGAAAGTGGGCATTCCGAAAGCGGCGATCTGGGTTACTCCGATTGTGGTTATCGTCGCTGTTGTCATTGCGATCCAGTTCCCAGGGACGCTGTCCAAGATGATTTTTGTACCTTTGCTTCTTTACGCGCTGTATGGGCTAAAAAAAAACGTTGATCGCCTTTTTGTTTTCCTCCGCTTGAAGAAAAAGAAGACGAAAACGATGGATGAACCGGAATCCAAAACAACCACAATTTAA
- a CDS encoding DDE-type integrase/transposase/recombinase produces MRELSIQSNIRKKRQRFSYKPSVIYPNRLQRQFHAIGPQQKLATDITYISDGTRFYYLSAIQDLFNNEIVAWQLSERNDVQLVLDTLEK; encoded by the coding sequence ATGAGGGAACTATCCATACAATCCAACATTCGGAAGAAACGACAACGTTTCAGTTACAAGCCTTCCGTCATTTATCCGAACCGATTACAGCGTCAGTTCCATGCCATAGGTCCTCAGCAGAAGTTGGCCACCGACATCACGTATATCTCAGATGGCACACGTTTCTATTACCTGTCCGCCATTCAGGACTTGTTTAACAATGAGATTGTAGCTTGGCAATTATCCGAACGAAACGATGTGCAGCTCGTGCTGGATACGTTGGAGAAGTAG
- the cysE gene encoding serine O-acetyltransferase: protein MFKRMKEDINTIFENDPAARGWFEVVFTYAGLHALWAHRVAHWFYKQRWYTLARVISQISRFMTGIEIHPGAVIGRRFFIDHGMGVVIGETCEIGDDVLLYHGVTLGGTGKERGKRHPTLGNNVVISAGAKVLGSFTVGDNSRIGSNAVVLSEVPPNSTVVGIPGRIVKRDGVRVGRLEHDKLPDPVVDMFKQLQQQLDELKAAENREAVKTKIGGKD, encoded by the coding sequence ATGTTCAAACGGATGAAGGAAGACATCAATACGATCTTTGAGAACGACCCCGCAGCCAGGGGCTGGTTCGAAGTCGTGTTTACTTATGCCGGTTTGCATGCACTCTGGGCGCATCGCGTCGCCCATTGGTTTTATAAGCAGCGCTGGTATACGTTAGCCCGAGTGATTTCTCAAATCAGCCGGTTTATGACAGGGATTGAGATTCATCCTGGTGCGGTCATTGGGCGGAGATTTTTTATCGATCACGGGATGGGAGTCGTGATTGGGGAAACCTGTGAAATCGGCGATGACGTACTGCTTTATCACGGAGTCACGCTGGGGGGGACGGGAAAGGAACGGGGGAAACGCCATCCGACTCTTGGCAATAATGTGGTCATTTCGGCCGGAGCCAAAGTGCTCGGCTCCTTCACTGTAGGAGACAACTCCCGTATCGGATCGAATGCGGTGGTGCTGAGTGAAGTGCCGCCGAACAGCACGGTAGTGGGCATTCCTGGCCGTATCGTTAAGCGGGACGGCGTTCGCGTGGGCCGGCTGGAGCATGACAAGCTGCCGGATCCGGTGGTCGATATGTTCAAGCAGCTTCAGCAGCAGCTGGACGAGTTGAAGGCGGCGGAGAACAGAGAAGCAGTGAAAACTAAGATCGGAGGAAAAGATTGA
- the ispD gene encoding 2-C-methyl-D-erythritol 4-phosphate cytidylyltransferase gives MTIRLGVVVVAAGKGSRMGTKESKQYLLLNDKPVLVHTLELFERFDAVNSIALVTGADDVQRCSQYVKEYGLGKVDHILQGGKERQDSVYQGLLALNGTVDWVMVHDGVRPFAAVEHLTACLHQAMKTEAAVLAVPVKDTIKVVDGTGVIQSTPDRSSLWAIQTPQAFRLSVLLEAHERARQEGFIGTDDAMLVERMGIRVSVVEADYYNIKITTPEDLPWAEWIIRNVRGEKK, from the coding sequence TTGACGATCAGACTTGGAGTAGTAGTCGTGGCTGCGGGCAAGGGCTCGCGGATGGGTACGAAAGAAAGCAAACAGTATTTGCTATTAAACGATAAACCGGTTCTCGTACATACGCTGGAGCTGTTTGAACGCTTCGATGCGGTGAATAGCATCGCGCTCGTTACCGGAGCGGACGATGTGCAGCGCTGCAGTCAATATGTCAAGGAATACGGGCTGGGCAAAGTGGACCATATTTTACAGGGTGGGAAAGAACGGCAGGATTCCGTTTATCAAGGCTTGCTGGCTTTGAACGGGACTGTCGATTGGGTCATGGTGCATGATGGTGTTAGACCGTTCGCGGCAGTTGAGCACCTTACCGCCTGTCTGCATCAAGCGATGAAGACGGAAGCGGCGGTGCTTGCCGTGCCCGTGAAGGACACGATCAAAGTCGTGGACGGCACAGGCGTGATCCAATCCACTCCTGACCGGAGCAGCTTGTGGGCGATTCAAACCCCGCAGGCTTTTCGTCTTTCCGTTCTGCTGGAGGCGCATGAACGCGCCCGGCAAGAAGGGTTTATAGGGACAGACGATGCCATGTTGGTGGAGCGGATGGGGATCCGTGTGTCGGTGGTGGAAGCCGACTACTACAATATTAAAATCACGACTCCCGAGGATTTGCCTTGGGCGGAGTGGATTATTCGCAATGTCAGGGGAGAGAAGAAATGA